Proteins encoded by one window of Sphingomonas ginkgonis:
- a CDS encoding Flp family type IVb pilin: MSAIPRMLRSFCADDRGATAIEYGLIASLIVIAIMGGMANLGGGSNGMWTRIQNAVLNSN, translated from the coding sequence GTGAGCGCTATCCCAAGAATGTTGCGCAGCTTCTGCGCGGACGATCGTGGTGCAACCGCGATCGAATACGGGCTCATTGCCTCGCTGATCGTCATCGCGATCATGGGGGGCATGGCAAATCTCGGGGGCGGGTCCAATGGCATGTGGACCCGCATTCAGAACGCCGTCCTGAACAGCAATTGA
- a CDS encoding ComF family protein: MRAFLREAGRRVLDFSLPARCVACGEIVAEVGVFCATCWTALNFLPAEGCTICGLPLEGTEVDTCGACLARPPRIDRIRAAVEYGDISRQVAMKLKYGRKIAVARAMARYMRPLLTGDDIVLVPVPLHRGRLWKRGFNQAVLIAEALARGTGARVEKQLLRRTRPTPSLRGLTALQRRKAVAGAFAVRPEHDIAGRTIVLVDDVYTTGSTCSSCARALKKAGAARVELIGWARVLRPAPFAR; encoded by the coding sequence ATGCGCGCATTCTTGCGAGAAGCCGGGCGTCGGGTGCTGGACTTCAGCCTGCCGGCACGCTGCGTCGCGTGCGGCGAGATCGTGGCAGAGGTCGGCGTCTTCTGCGCGACCTGCTGGACCGCGCTCAACTTTCTTCCGGCCGAGGGTTGTACCATCTGCGGCCTGCCGCTCGAGGGAACGGAAGTCGACACGTGCGGCGCTTGCCTGGCGAGGCCGCCCCGGATCGACCGGATAAGGGCTGCCGTGGAATATGGCGACATCAGCCGGCAGGTGGCAATGAAGCTGAAATACGGCCGCAAGATCGCGGTGGCGCGAGCGATGGCCCGCTACATGCGCCCATTGCTGACGGGCGATGACATCGTCCTCGTGCCCGTGCCGCTGCACCGCGGACGTTTGTGGAAGCGGGGGTTCAATCAGGCGGTGCTGATCGCCGAGGCGCTTGCCCGCGGGACCGGCGCCCGGGTCGAGAAGCAGCTGCTCCGCCGCACCCGGCCGACCCCGTCGCTGCGAGGCTTGACCGCGCTGCAGCGGCGAAAGGCGGTCGCCGGTGCCTTCGCCGTCAGGCCTGAGCACGACATTGCGGGCCGAACCATCGTTCTGGTCGACGATGTCTATACCACTGGCAGCACGTGCTCATCCTGTGCACGGGCGCTCAAGAAGGCCGGCGCTGCCCGGGTCGAGCTGATCGGTTGGGCGCGCGTGCTTCGCCCCGCGCCGTTCGCGCGTTAG